In Streptomyces sp. TS71-3, the following proteins share a genomic window:
- a CDS encoding MerR family transcriptional regulator, whose protein sequence is MPDAEPDPGPHPGHGPDPDPAAGAREYRTEELARAAGITVRTLRFYRERKLLPPPRREGRLAWYNDRHLARLRTITALLDRGHTLTGIAELAEAFDHGRGVGELLGLGTPTEEIPVRLTPEELADRFAGQDTAENLAKALELGYLGTDGQEIVHVSRRLLDASSALVHRGVPLAEVLEAGHRVRAHTDALAELFTDMVGRYAPDEDPESLRPLAKTIVEAELSLALDRRTASGPTEPGQATGS, encoded by the coding sequence GTGCCAGACGCAGAACCCGACCCCGGCCCCCACCCCGGACACGGCCCCGACCCCGACCCTGCCGCCGGGGCCCGCGAGTACCGGACCGAGGAGCTGGCCCGCGCCGCGGGCATCACGGTGCGCACGCTCCGCTTCTACCGCGAGCGCAAGCTCCTCCCGCCACCCCGCCGCGAGGGGCGCCTCGCCTGGTACAACGACCGCCACCTGGCCCGCCTGCGCACCATCACCGCGCTGCTCGACCGCGGCCACACCCTCACGGGGATCGCCGAGCTCGCGGAGGCGTTCGACCACGGCCGCGGGGTCGGCGAGTTGCTGGGCCTCGGCACGCCCACCGAGGAGATCCCGGTGCGCCTCACCCCCGAGGAACTGGCGGACCGGTTCGCGGGCCAGGACACCGCGGAGAACCTGGCGAAGGCCCTGGAACTCGGCTATCTCGGCACCGACGGCCAGGAGATCGTGCACGTCAGCAGGCGCCTGCTCGACGCGTCCTCGGCGCTCGTGCACCGGGGCGTCCCCCTCGCCGAGGTCCTGGAGGCGGGCCACCGCGTGCGCGCCCACACGGACGCCCTCGCGGAACTCTTCACGGACATGGTCGGCCGGTACGCCCCCGACGAGGACCCGGAATCCCTGCGCCCGCTCGCCAAGACCATCGTCGAGGCGGAACTCTCCCTCGCCCTGGACCGCCGCACGGCGTCCGGGCCCACGGAGCCGGGCCAGGCCACGGGGTCCTGA